tactataataaaaataaaatttattataatccATTCAAATCTAAATTTATGATTCAAATCCATACTTCTAAAAATTataccagatttgaatgggaGCTAGTGGGTAATTTATCCACAAAATAACTACATGAGTTCCATGCTTATTGACTTTTTATCACTTGTGAGTTATAATAATCCATTTCAAACACGAAAATAATCATGAAGTCCTCCAAATATAAATAGTTCTTAAAATTAAGTTTTATGGAAAGTCACCTTTGTTGCCAAGTCTAAAGTTCTTTCAGTCAGGAAGTAAGTGAGTCAAACTTATTCGTGAGTTATTCGGATTTAACCCCGAGTCAAACTTATTCGTGAGTTATTCGAATTTAACCCATCCCCTAACTCGACTCGATTCTACAAGAATTCTAGTCAAGTTCGACTTACTTGAGTATTTTAACAACTCGAGTTCGAACTTGATGACAATACTCAATTGAGTTTTGAGACTAATCgagttttttaattttattattatatatatcatatatatcattTGATATGCATTCACAAATATATTTAATGTTATatgtacattatatatatttacatatgtatttaatattaatttataattgagTCAAGCTTACTCAAATCAAACTCGAGATTTATGAACTTGTAGCTAAATCGAGTTCgagtttaacaattatgaaatcGATCGAATTCAAACTAAGCTTTGAACTTAATATTTTTAAGTCAAGTCAAGTTTGAGTATTTTGCTGTGTCGACTTAACTTGACTCAAATACATGCCTAAATCCAaagttatatgatgattttacaTATAGATGTTGCATGTACACTTCAAAGCATTTTGCTTGCATCACACTTAATGAAAATTTATGTCAATAATTATTACATTATTCAAAATCTAACCGCATAATTTACTTTTTTTCTAAAAGAGTGGATTAAATTGGTTATATCAAGATTTTAGCAAATTGCAACATTGAACTCATTTGAATTGAAAACTAAAATTATGGATGTGGTAATTTTGTTTAAAACAAAATACACTAACCTTTCTTCaagtttgataaaaaaaaaatcgacttttttgaaatttttgaaatcttaagggCCTTTTCTGAGATCTTAAAAGTCTCAAGAAGATCCCttcatatttaatttttgggacaCTTCACCCCTCGAAAGATTCGTCTTTAAGGGGAGTTGTGTGTCAGTTTATAAAATCCCAAAAGGcatttgtgaaaattttgaaacttcaaaGGAGATCATTGGAATTTTAtgaaatctcaagaaaaatgAATATCTTTTAACTAAATTTGAAGAAAAATTAGTGTTTTTTGCCCTTCGTTTAGTACAAGACACTTTGACTCGATTTTAACTTAAGaagagatcaaactcaaaaacatacacacgcgcacacacacacacacaaaggtaTGCTTGCGTGATTATTAGGAGCAAGAGATTGGAATATAGGTATTATAAAATGCGTAATAGTTTTCTATTTTAGACACCAACTTTACTCTTCTAACTAATACTTTTATTGGTGTATTATGAAGGGAATAAATTGTTAACACCAAAAAATATACAAGTAGTTATATGCTCGGTATGAGTTAATTATATGGCACTCTCGTCAGCTAATAGTAGTTACGAGTCAGTTATAGGATATGTATTTTTCATACCATCTTTATGGTTAGCTTTGGGttcatttgaaacttgaaaaactATAGAAAAGGGaatgaaaaatatgaaagaatctCTTTGTTTATGTTTGCTTATTAAAATGGTTGGACTATTAGTTCAAGACCTTTTGGCATGGTCTATGCCCTTATATATAATGTCACTCATTCTTTTTCTGTcattttaaatagtatttttGTTGAAGATTACATTATTATttcttatattaatttttattaacaaataatttttaaaaagtttattaaactaaattatatatattattatttataacaTGAAAAATTTGTTCCATGTGCAATGTATATGATCATAACTTGTAATTTAATCAGTACTTACTAGgtttttttgttaaaaatataatataattattccCCTTCTTTGTGTCGGAGAGCATTGAGTTTGGCGGATTTCAACAAAATTAAAGGAGTGTTTGGGAGTGTAGATTTTGACCCTTGAATTTGAGTTAGTTGATTTGGATGAAATTAAATACAatgttgtattaaaatttgtcaaaatccctataaatctaaatttaaggcaAGTCTATGCTCCCAACAGACATTCAATTTCagatagatacactcacggagccagcaGTACTTGTGAATGGTAAGAATTTActctatgagccagcggggactgtaaatggtgagagttcgttctgtgagccaacgggaacaatggatggtgagagttttctatgaggcagcgaggaccgtggatggtaatgaagatgtaTCCCGGGGGTTGGGTTGGccgaacatccaactgatgcacggaagtagTGTCCGCATTCCAAGATTTACCTTATTAGCGAAACATAGGGGGAGGACGTTGATCCATAGGTTTGATGCCGCACCAAGGGGtccaaagggcttgttggtggttaGAGTTCCttgtaatcaaaaaaaaaaaaacatattctaATACTCACATGTGCATTATGTGTAGATTACTAAAAAACTTAGTCTTCGTATGAAACtcaaaaatattaggaaaagaaaataaaaatattaaggaatccaTATATTTATGTTTAGGCTTCAAGGAatgtgagaaagaaaataaaaaatataccaaatttatgaataaaagtttgattttacacatcaatAATACTTCGTTTTTACTAATTTTTActcatatatatattaaaacaaacgttcatttcatagtatttaatagagaaggaaaaatgaattttctcgttattttcctttcctttcctttccattTCTTTAGTAAAATCCTTAATTTAAACAAACCCTTAAGTcttgtttagaattcaaaaaatactagagaaagaaaagaaaaattctaaaaaatttatattttcatgtttggctatcaaggaaagtgagaaagaaaataaaaaattatatcaaatcaatgtgcaaaattttaatattattaatatttaattttcctaattttagtcatattaaaacaaacttttattttctatagtatTTAAGAAAgtataaattgaattaaataatattttataaaataaacatcttgtttcaagaataaaatttctaaaaatatttttttgtgaaaatatttttgacagtCGTGAATTATTGCCACATTTTTTCTCGAGAGATACTCCCCGGGCCCAATTTAACTGTTGAGGCTAGTCAAGGAATATTGTCCTTTTTAACTGGGTCCCGTTTAGGGCCGGCCCATAAAGCCCATACAATTATGGGCCCATAATTGTACGTGCCAGGCCACACAGTGGAGCCATGGGCTTGGCGAATCTATGTTTCTTTTCGTTTCTTACATTCGTCCCTTCTCAGAGGCCCACGAAAGCCCGAACTCCCCCACAATCGAATTTATATATCCCTGGTCTGTATTTTGTATGGAAATTCTTATTATCGAAATTTACATATCGGAAGATTGATTATTAAATCAcaagaatttaaatttaaggAGTCGTTTGGTATCATtataaaaactataaaaataaaatcagaaataaaaactaaaacttAGGAACAAAtactaaaattgaaaatttttgattaattttttttaaattaaaacaaattaaaatccTCATCAAACAAATACTTATTTTTTCCTGAATTAAATAAagttaaaaatatgattaaagtaaaaataaagtataaaataattaattttaaaaatatactagattaaaaataaaaactattataattactttacttaattattaattatatttcaaaatctaCTTTACAAGAATAATACTAATTCTAAAAGTACAAAAGACCTTTTTTTGGTAGTGCGTGTTATGACAATTTTAAAATACATtctcttaaaatttaattaaaaaaaattgaaagatttaAAACAAGAGTAAAGATGGTAGATCTTACATCTCTTTTTATCCTTAAAAGGCTTTGAAACTACCAATGATGATTAAAAggttttaaataataataaagattgttgattttcatttcatttgatCCTTAAAGGCTTTGAACCTAAATTCATTATTTTACTTTATAGTCTCTTTGATCTACTTATTGCTTTTGTATTTATACTACTGAGCGTTATTTACAAAGGGTTCCTTTATTGTTGACCAATAGCTAATAGAGAATATGACAACTCTAACAAGCCTACCCTCCCATTTCCTCCTTTCTTTccaatctctttttttttttttttttttaattacataggaactcaagcaccaacgagcccttcagaCCTCCTTAGTGCGGCATCAAACCTACGGATTAGCGTCCTCCGCCCCTAAGTCTCGCTAATTAAGGTAAAATCTGGATGCTGACATGGCTTCTGTGCATCAATTGAACATTTAGCCAACCTGACTTCCGGGACACATTCCAATCTCCTCTTTTTTCCCTTGGTTTGTtgattgaaaaaaatatatatattataaaggaaataaaataaatcttcaattaatatatatatcagAAGTTCATAATTGTTCTTTCCTTACTATTTCTtactttttttcttattttttgtatATTCATTTTAGTGATAAGAGAGCTTCTGGCTTTCATTTTGAGATGAACTAATGGTCATAACTAATGGTAGTAATAGATACACATTGGTTGTTATAGAGAGAGCGCAACCATACAACATTCCATTTTTTATTAGTACTTTGTTATTATCTAGAAGAAATCATCtttgaaaataattatttatattatgtttGCTCAAGACATTTATATAGGATGATTTAAATGCTctatttcttaattattattttttaaaaaaatatcgatatattattattttaatatacaaATGGGTTTTTGAgtgttaaatttatgtttttagATTTCATTTTTCCATTTCCTCCCATcaactttttaaaaatttgccctattcctttttaattttttgtaattaGAGTTGCAGTTATAGATGGGAAAATGATAAGTGTACTAACTATTTAGTTTAATGTCTAAAATATTAGGTTTATATGTATGAGTCATGTTAAGAAATATGAGTTTAAAGAAAGAAATCACAATTGGGTTTCTTTAAAGAGTTTGTACAATAATTATTGGTCATTAATTATGTGACTCGTGTTATTGTGTAGTGTGTTAGGTTTTGTAATATGCATTATCTTATTTATAATACAACTTTACATTATGATATATTATGCACAATAAGTTCttatattgtattatataatgaggttttatatattataatattttatagaGAAGATTAACCAAGGAACAATAATTTGtagctttttattattttttctattcaACTACTCCTAAAacaattgagaaaaaaatttggTAGTTCTCAAAATGATAAAAAGTTTTACTCTTTATGAATAttcattcaaaataaaaatgtcaTCTAAATTCTAAATACCATATTCTAATCACTTCCCGTTAATCTTCCACAGCTCCTAAGATTTCAAGTATTATTactaaaattaattttcaatcaaCTTCTTAGTgtttttgtgcattatttgatGAATTGAATAAGCAttccaaattattattattttttcattcaaattgtatgaattttcattttatttgtggcgttatatttctaaaaattttattatGAATATCTTTTCATGactgtatgatttaatttttctgGTTAAGGTTATATTTTTATATCTTAATTTTTCATGTCTATTTTGCCCTTGATTTCAACCATTAATTTCTCACAACAATTAATTCCTTCTTAGTTCTGATCTTTCGTTTCGACTTTACCCCTATGGATTCTCCACTAAAAAATGTAACCATTGAGTATGCCTAACTtccccttttttctttatttatttaacattccTCTTCCAAAATTTACAAAAACCAAAGTTACCCTTTACCACCATTAGACAATCATTTTCAAATAACTAGGTTTAAATCacttctttttcttctcactCTCCTCCTTTTTTATCTGCTTCTACTTTTTCACTTTGGTaactcttctcttctctttctatCCTATATTTTTCTTCATTCATTTGACAAGAAAATTAAAGTACAGACAAGAAAGGAAAGGGAAAAACtaaaccttttatttttctagGCCATTAGACAACAACATgcatttttagtttctatttaaCCTTCGAATTCTACTTTAATTTTGTGATAGTATAAGTGTATTCCTTTAAGATTATTTACAAGTTTGAATTAGGTTTCAATTATTTTAGAAACTTAATAATGGGCTTATAGGCAGAAATAGGAGTGTTGAGAAAGATGTCAAAGTATTGTTAATTTACTCTCCTTTATTATTTGTCTTtcacttttttttatttcttatttccaAAATATGCATTCCATATTCTAATTGTAATTTTGAGTGCTAAAAGTTAAGACACAAAAGTTGTGAACTCATTTGTATAACTTACGGGGTAAAAAGGATGGTGAAAATTTGAAATGATGGCATTACCATACCACTCTCTATTTATACTTATACATTTTCAtcttataaatttaatttaatttttaaaatatttccgTTATGAAAATCGAGACATTCTTGTTGAAggttgtaaatttaaatttcgaGGGAGATGAGAAGGAGTATAGAATGAGAGATGAGCTACTTTCGATTGTTTAGCTCAAGGTCAAAATGAAttttcaattaataaaaaaaaaacatcttataaatttaaaaattaagtgaAACCTTTTTGTAGATTCGTGACTCACTCAAACTTTGATTCGATAAACAACTTTTAAAACATATACTTTAAAATAAAGTTAAACTTAATTCAATTTTGAGTTACTATTTAATAAACAAATGTGAAAAAATATACAAACCTAAACCCTTAATTTAAGTTTGACTtagtttttatttgtttaaatcaAATCGAAAcacaattaatattttaataaacgaaatttttaaaaaaattattttaattgtaaagTTAATAAACAAATTTCAACATAACAATTTAACAAAGATTCGGGAATAATTTTTTTGGCCTCATATTGGAATCACATCGTGGACTTGGTAAgtgaatttttaatttaatttaaatattaattttaataaatttttttttcgggtAAGAATGAAATATAAAAGCGCGCAATGTATATCTTCTTACGCGTAGACTCCACGCCGGAGAAAGACAACAAAACCCCATACCCGCACGCCCAACCTCAAACACTCTACTCGCTCGCTCATCGCGGCGTTACTTCTGCCTGAACCACGCGGCTACCTAGCACAGAGGGTACAAGTATCTCACAATAGAAAGCGAGTGaagagatttaaaaaaaaaaaacgaaagtTAACCTTAAGCACGGCGCGCCCCCATAATTCTCGCTAAACCAGAATCTTCCACACCGTCCATTCCCTTCTCTTCTCAGAATCTTCCCCTTTCTCAATTCTTCCAGCCCTCTCTCTCTCGATTAGAGAAAGGAGACCCATCCCATCAGGTGAGAAAGGAGTCTCAGACAAacgagagagatagagagagcagACCCATAAGAGGGGAAAGGAGTCTCTCAGAGAGAAAGGATGTGTTTGGTGGTGGTGTGCGACGAGGAGGAGAGGGTGGTGGGGCGGCAGGTGGCGCCGGGAGCGTGCCCATACTGCGGGGGGGTGGTCGAGCTGGTGGACGTACAGAGGCAGTGGAATCTGTGTTTCCTCCCTCTCTTCTTCAACACCAAGCGTCGATTCTACTGCACTCTCTGCTCCAGGCGCCTCGTTCTCCATTCCCCCTGACTCTAGCTAGCTATCTCTTATCTGCCGGTTAGCGCGcagctgatgatgatgatgatccatcttctttatttctttttctgtctttcttcttcttcttcttcttcgtcttcctGTTTGGTCT
This genomic stretch from Malania oleifera isolate guangnan ecotype guangnan chromosome 3, ASM2987363v1, whole genome shotgun sequence harbors:
- the LOC131152080 gene encoding uncharacterized protein LOC131152080 gives rise to the protein MCLVVVCDEEERVVGRQVAPGACPYCGGVVELVDVQRQWNLCFLPLFFNTKRRFYCTLCSRRLVLHSP